A region of Leptospirillum ferriphilum DNA encodes the following proteins:
- the rfbD gene encoding dTDP-4-dehydrorhamnose reductase, with protein MRIGVIGSRGQLGADFCLNSSPSDKILKLDRPDFDIDNPEHLTKIDELSLDVLINSAAYNDVDKAEDEIDQAFRLNTQAPSRIAAYCQKKNILFVTFSTDYVFGEFEKKIPRHPLREADEALPLSVYGVSKWAGERMVLNRNPDALVIRTCGLYGHNRGSHLKKNFVDLMLQLGKGNQTLRVVSDQIVTPTSTWELSVNTLKLIQCSPKGGLYHMTNEGQCSWFEFAQAIFHFKGLTPDLRPVSQKEYGAKAKRPSYSVLSKEKVGKYGIAFQPWKSALSQYLETSVH; from the coding sequence TGAGAATCGGGGTCATTGGCAGTCGCGGACAACTGGGGGCGGATTTTTGTTTAAATTCATCCCCTTCTGATAAAATACTGAAGCTTGACCGTCCTGATTTTGATATCGATAACCCGGAACATCTCACTAAAATAGATGAATTATCTCTGGATGTTCTTATTAATTCTGCTGCCTATAACGATGTCGATAAGGCAGAGGATGAAATTGATCAGGCTTTTCGCCTGAACACTCAGGCACCCTCAAGAATTGCTGCATATTGTCAGAAAAAAAATATTCTTTTTGTCACTTTTTCTACGGACTATGTCTTTGGGGAATTCGAAAAAAAAATTCCACGACATCCTCTCCGTGAGGCAGATGAAGCTCTTCCTCTTTCCGTTTATGGAGTCTCCAAGTGGGCAGGCGAACGGATGGTTTTGAACAGAAATCCGGATGCTCTTGTCATCAGAACATGTGGTCTTTACGGACATAATCGAGGTAGTCATCTTAAAAAGAATTTTGTCGATTTAATGCTTCAGTTGGGGAAGGGTAACCAGACTCTTCGTGTTGTTTCGGATCAGATTGTTACACCGACTTCAACCTGGGAGCTTTCGGTCAATACGCTTAAGCTTATTCAGTGTTCTCCGAAGGGTGGTCTTTATCACATGACAAATGAAGGACAATGTTCTTGGTTCGAGTTTGCCCAAGCTATCTTTCATTTCAAGGGCCTAACGCCTGATCTTCGCCCTGTTTCACAAAAAGAGTATGGTGCTAAAGCGAAGAGACCCTCCTACTCTGTCTTGTCAAAAGAAAAAGTCGGGAAATATGGAATAGCCTTTCAGCCCTGGAAATCCGCTTTGTCTCAATATTTAGAAACATCAGTCCATTAG
- the otsB gene encoding trehalose-phosphatase, with protein sequence MGGFTDYLKISRKGRRTKIERQILSDVTLKNKKNAVLFLDFDGTLAPIQEKPDHVYLQENHFFSLKTLSSRIPVFVLSGRSLPDLQKRLPVTDLAGVSGDHGASRIYRGKVFLDPNAEIARAQITPLATLFQEIPEQWPGVFIERKQFSLSVHYRQLAIEKQEAFISFMGKTFLQANTKDLEMRTGKCVLEFRHPEINKESALKWFFKRVSEEASGGSSGGVSLFPIMVGDDKTDWNAIKTAINLGGVGVWVGDTPPESHGPEAARLSSPEQVWSFLSHSWELTL encoded by the coding sequence TACAGATTATTTGAAAATCTCTAGGAAAGGCAGGAGAACAAAAATCGAGCGACAGATTCTGTCCGATGTGACTTTAAAAAACAAAAAAAACGCAGTACTTTTCCTGGATTTTGATGGGACATTGGCTCCGATTCAGGAAAAACCTGATCATGTTTACTTGCAAGAAAACCATTTTTTCTCTCTCAAGACTCTCTCCTCACGGATACCTGTATTTGTCTTATCGGGAAGATCGCTTCCCGATCTTCAGAAAAGACTCCCTGTCACAGATTTGGCTGGTGTGTCAGGTGATCATGGCGCTTCCAGGATTTATCGGGGAAAAGTCTTCCTTGATCCGAATGCAGAAATTGCCCGAGCCCAAATAACTCCTCTTGCAACTTTATTTCAAGAAATACCGGAACAATGGCCGGGAGTTTTTATTGAAAGAAAACAATTTAGTCTTTCTGTCCATTACCGCCAACTCGCAATCGAGAAGCAGGAGGCATTTATTTCTTTCATGGGAAAGACATTCCTCCAGGCAAACACAAAAGACCTAGAGATGCGCACCGGAAAATGCGTTCTTGAATTTCGTCACCCAGAAATCAATAAGGAATCTGCCTTGAAATGGTTTTTTAAACGCGTTTCTGAAGAAGCAAGCGGAGGAAGTTCAGGTGGGGTTTCCCTTTTTCCTATTATGGTGGGCGATGACAAGACAGACTGGAATGCTATCAAGACAGCCATTAACCTTGGTGGCGTCGGAGTTTGGGTAGGAGATACTCCTCCCGAGAGCCATGGTCCCGAGGCTGCTCGACTCTCTTCTCCGGAGCAAGTCTGGAGTTTTCTGAGCCATTCCTGGGAACTCACGCTTTAA